One window from the genome of Haladaptatus paucihalophilus DX253 encodes:
- a CDS encoding creatininase family protein, which produces MTVRLDYEPYDLGGMTWEDAEEAIPDADFVVLPTGSVEQHSLHLPVTVDTLRAESLSRELVEAAPDRDLSMVRLPTLPYGYSEHHMNYAGTVTLSSDTYQRVIEDIGESIAEHGAERLAIVNCHGGNNAPLTLAADRIQRDHGVKTSLVHWTNFARDRLEERFGDEWGHAGDHETSVIELFYPDLVKTEKKEPQVRKARFEARKYTYFDDITEQGGRGDPTQSDPEFLEEVVAETTDIILSALKSDIEQE; this is translated from the coding sequence ATGACGGTTCGACTCGACTACGAACCGTACGACCTCGGCGGGATGACGTGGGAGGACGCCGAGGAGGCGATTCCCGACGCCGATTTCGTCGTCCTCCCGACCGGAAGCGTCGAACAACACTCCCTCCACCTCCCGGTGACGGTGGACACGCTCCGTGCCGAATCCCTCTCGCGGGAACTCGTCGAGGCGGCACCGGACCGCGACCTGTCGATGGTTCGACTGCCGACCCTGCCCTACGGCTACTCCGAACACCACATGAACTACGCCGGGACCGTCACGCTGTCGAGCGACACCTACCAGCGCGTCATCGAGGACATCGGCGAATCCATCGCGGAACACGGGGCCGAGCGACTCGCCATCGTCAACTGCCACGGCGGGAACAACGCGCCGCTCACGCTCGCCGCGGACAGGATTCAGCGCGACCACGGCGTCAAAACGTCGCTCGTCCACTGGACGAATTTCGCACGGGACCGGTTGGAAGAGCGGTTCGGCGACGAGTGGGGCCACGCGGGCGACCACGAGACGAGCGTCATCGAACTGTTCTATCCCGACCTCGTGAAGACCGAGAAGAAAGAGCCACAGGTTCGAAAGGCACGGTTCGAGGCGCGCAAGTACACCTACTTCGACGACATCACGGAGCAGGGCGGACGCGGCGACCCGACCCAATCGGACCCCGAGTTCCTCGAAGAGGTCGTCGCCGAGACGACCGACATCATCCTCTCGGCGCTGAAATCGGACATCGAACAGGAGTAG
- a CDS encoding nucleotide-binding protein produces the protein MVEAFAVASGKGGTGKTTSTLSLGMALAEEYDVTVVDADTGMANLLFHTGLTDAETTLHDLLIGDSDASVEEAVYERFGMRVVPCGTSLAAFERADPDRLQDVVATLAAETDVLLLDSPAALGSKSAILPIVLADRIVVVLQPTIPSLSDGLKVQEYARSYGTGTAGVLFNKVHDDEDVRPIADKSERYFDGPTLAAVPDDHAARAARRAGKPLLAHAPESAAASAYRDAATTLDVRTGESERVAKRFRSAVIPDAP, from the coding sequence ATGGTCGAGGCGTTTGCGGTCGCGAGCGGGAAAGGTGGCACCGGCAAGACCACGAGCACGCTCTCCCTCGGGATGGCGCTGGCCGAGGAGTACGACGTGACGGTCGTCGATGCCGACACTGGCATGGCGAACCTCCTGTTTCACACGGGACTGACCGACGCGGAGACGACGCTCCACGACTTGCTCATCGGGGACAGCGACGCGTCGGTCGAAGAGGCCGTCTACGAACGGTTCGGGATGCGCGTCGTCCCCTGTGGAACGAGCCTTGCCGCGTTCGAGCGTGCCGACCCGGACCGGTTACAGGACGTCGTGGCGACGCTGGCCGCGGAGACGGACGTGCTCTTGCTCGACTCGCCCGCCGCGCTCGGAAGCAAGAGCGCGATTCTCCCCATCGTCCTCGCCGACCGAATCGTCGTCGTCCTCCAACCCACGATACCCTCCCTGAGCGACGGGCTGAAGGTCCAAGAGTACGCTCGCTCGTACGGCACCGGAACCGCGGGGGTGCTGTTCAACAAGGTTCACGACGACGAGGACGTGCGTCCGATAGCGGACAAGAGCGAGCGGTATTTCGACGGGCCGACGCTCGCGGCGGTCCCCGACGACCACGCGGCGCGGGCGGCCCGTCGGGCGGGAAAACCGCTCCTCGCGCACGCGCCCGAGAGCGCGGCCGCGAGCGCCTACCGCGATGCCGCCACAACCCTCGACGTTCGGACCGGCGAGTCGGAACGCGTCGCCAAACGCTTCCGCAGTGCGGTCATCCCCGACGCACCATGA